From Coturnix japonica isolate 7356 chromosome 1, Coturnix japonica 2.1, whole genome shotgun sequence, the proteins below share one genomic window:
- the GDI2 gene encoding rab GDP dissociation inhibitor beta — MNEEYDVIVLGTGLTECILSGIMSVNGKKVLHMDRNSYYGGESASITPLEDLYKRFNLPGTPPESMGRGRDWNVDLIPKFLMANGQLVKMLLYTEVTRYLDFKVIEGSFVYKGGKIYKVPSTEAEALASSLMGLFEKRRFRKFLVYVANFDENDPRTFEGVDPKKTTMRDVYKKFDLGQDVIDFTGHALALYRTDDYLDQPCQETINRIKLYSESLARYGKSPYLYPLYGLGELPQGFARLSAIYGGTYMLNKPIEEIVIENGKVVGVKSEGEVARCKQLICDPSYVSDRVTKVGQVIRVICILSHPIKNTNDANSCQIIIPQNQVNRKSDIYVCMISSAHNVAAQGKYIAIASTTVETADPEKEIKPALDLLEPIEQKFVSISDLFAPTDLGTESQIFISRTYDATTHFETTCDDIKDIYKRMMGSEFDFEEMKRKKNDIYGEEEQQ; from the exons GAATGCATCCTCTCCGGGATCATGTCAGTGAATGGAAAGAAAGTTCTTCACATGGATCGTAACTCTTACTATGGAGGGGAAAGTGCATCCATTACACCCCTGGAGGAT CTCTATAAAAGGTTTAATCTACCGGGAACTCCACCAGAATCTATGGGACGAGGAAGAGACTGGAACGTGGACCTAATTCCAAAATTCCTTATGGCTAATG GTCAGCTGGTAAAGATGTTGCTCTACACAGAAGTCACTCGCTACTTGGACTTCAAGGTGATCGAGGGAAGCTTTGTCTACAAGGGAGGCAAGATCTACAAAGTCCCTTCCACTGAGGCAGAAGCCTTGGCATCCA GCTTAATGGGTTTATTCGAGAAGCGCCGGTTCAGAAAGTTCTTAGTGTATGTCGCCAACTTTGATGAGAACGACCCCCGGACTTTCGAAGGTGTGGATCCCAAGAAGACCACCATGCGTGATGTGTATAAGAAATTTGACCTGGGGCAAGATGTTATAGACTTCACAGGCCATGCCCTCGCCTTGTACAGGACTGATGA TTATCTAGATCAACCATGCCAAGAAACAATCAACAGGATTAAGCTCTACAGTGAGTCTCTGGCTCGGTACGGGAAAAGCCCATACCTTTACCCCCTCTATGGCCTTGGAGAGCTGCCACAGGGATTTGCAAG GCTAAGTGCTATATATGGAGGCACCTacatgctgaacaagcccattGAAGAGATTGTGATAGAAAATGGCAAAGTGGTTGGTGTGAAGTCTGAAGGGGAG GTCGCTCGCTGCAAACAGCTCATCTGCGACCCCAGCTACGTTTCGGACCGTGTCACAAAGGTTGGCCAGGTGATCCGGGTAATCTGCATCCTGAGCCACCCCATCAAGAACACAAACGATGCCAACTCCTGCCAGATCATCATTCCACAGAATCAGGTCAATCGGAAGTCAG ATATCTACGTCTGCATGATCTCCTCTGCACACAACGTGGCGGCGCAGGGGAAGTACATCGCCATTGCCAGCACTACTGTGGAAACCGCGGACCCAGAGAAAGAGATCAAGCCGGCCTTGGACCTCTTGGAGCCCATTGAGCAGAA gTTTGTTAGCATCAGCGACCTGTTTGCACCGACTGACCTGGGAACTGAGAGCCAG aTCTTCATTTCTCGCACCTATGACGCTACCACTCACTTTGAGACAACGTGCGACGACATCAAAGATATTTATAAGAGAATGATGGGATCAGAGTTTGACTTTGAAGAGATGAAACGCAAGAAGAACGATATCTAcggggaggaggagcagcagtaA